The sequence AACTATCAAATGCCAAACGTGCGTCACCTAAATTCATCCCAATTTGACCGAGCATCCACCATTTTTTTGCATCAGTTGGATTTTTCTGCAAATCAATTCGAAGTGCGGTAGAAAATTGCTGCATTTCTGCATCAGAAAATGGATTTTTATCTTCATCTTTCATTCGATCAAAGAAATAGGGCAATTTCGCATAAGTTTGCTCTAACATCGATTCAGCTTGCCAAGATCCCACCATAAAATAAGAAGAACCCGCAATAATTCCTAGCGCCAACACGCCAGACACAAACCACACTTTTCCATAAGATTTGCCAAAATAATCCACGCTCTCTTGAATCTTGCTCGGAACATCATCAAGCAAAGTTTTCTGTAATTCTTGTTTGAGTTGCTCAACATTTTCAACTAAACCTTGGGAATTATCTTGCTCAATTTCTTCCAAGCGTGAGAAATATAACGCCTTATTTAAATCATCACGTTTTTGCCCATGTTTCGCTTTGAATTGACGCAATAAAGGATAAAAACAAATTAACGCCACAACTAAAGTGGTTAATATAAAAATTAATGCAAAATTCATCTATTTATCCTTGTTTAATAATTCTGCCAAACGCGCATTATCTTCATCAGTTAAAACATCTTGGGATTTCACCGCACTTTGAGCTTTTGGTTTACGTCTTAATAAAAATACCACGCCCAACAACACAAGCAATAATGGCGCAATCCATAGCACTAATGTACTCGCTGTCATAGGCGGATCGTAAGTTACAAAATTGCCATAGCGCGCCACCATATAATCCACTACGTCATTTTTCGATTTGCCTTCTTGTAAAAGCTCAAATACTTTGCCACGCATATCCACAGCAATAGTTGCGTTGGAATCCGCAATATTGTTATTTTGACATTGAGGGCAACGCAAAGATTGTGTTAATTGATGGTAATCACTCTCTTGCTGTGGAGAACTAAAATTAAGCGCATCAATGGATGAAAACGCCACTGAGCTAAACAAAAGTGCGGTCAAAAATAGCCATATTTTTTTCATTATTGTTGCTCCGAAAGTTTGTCATAAATTGGTTTTAAAGTCTGAGTCCAAACTTTCTCGTTTACATCACCGGCATAACGATAATGAATCACGCCTTTTCCATCTACAATGAAAGTTTCTGGCGCACCATATACCCCTAAATCCAAACCAAAAGAACCTTTTTCATCTTTTAAAACAACTTGATAAGGATCACCAAGATCTTTTAACCACTTCATTGCTTTAGGTGATTCATCTTTATAATCTAAACCGATAATTCGCACACCATCTTTGGCTAGTTTATTTAAGTATTGATGTTCGGCATAACAAGTCGGGCACCAAGTCGCCCACACGTTAAGCAAAACTGGCTTACCTTGTTGAAACAATTCATTCGTGTAAGCTTTATTTTCAAAAAGCTCCGTTAAATTTTTTGCTGGCACAGGCTTTCCAACCAAAGCAGACTCTAATGCTTTAATATCTTCACCTTGCGCATTACGTTTTAATTGCACTAAAAATGCAATTGTTATCGATAAAAAGAGAATAAGAGGAACGAGTAATTTTTTTTTCATTTTTTACCGCACTTTTTCATTAACTTTGCTCCACCCATTTATGGGGGGAGCTGTCGCGAAGTGACTGAGGGGGGATATCGTAATCCCCCTTCCGCCCTTCGGGCACCTTCCCCCGCAAGCAGGGGAAGGCAAGAATAAAACTATTTCTTCAACAATGCATTAAATCGATAGCGTCGATCGAACATACACAACAATCCACCTAATGCCATAAACAAGCCGCCAATCCAAATCCAGCGAATAAATGGCTTGTAATATAAGCGTAACGCCCAAGAATTGTCCTCAAGTTTTTCGCCTAGAGCCACATAAAGGTCACGAGTTAAACCACCAGCAATAGCGGCTTCTGTCATAGACATCCGACTTACTGTGTAAAAACGTTTTTCTGCAAATAAACTTGCCTCTGTTTGCCCATCTTTTGAAATATCAATTTGCGCTTTTCCACCAATATAGTTTGGACCATTTTCATCCGTCACACCGGCAAATTTAAAATCGTAACGACCAATTTGTGCACTCTCGCCAACTTTCATTCTCACATCACGTTCTACGCTAAAGTTTTGACTAAATGCGATCCCCCAAACAGTCATAGCTACGCCTAAGTGAGCTAACATCATTCCCCAATGAGAACGAGATAGTTTGCGTACGCCCACAAAGAATGGTTCACGATGCGTCGCACGTTGTTGCAATTCATAAAGCGCAAGTAACGCGATAATCACCGTCATCATTGAACCAAGCACGGAACTTACTGTAATTTTATCTTGCAAGAAGTAAGGTAACGCAAAACCTGCAATCACCATAACAAATACACTGATAACAACAGGCGTACGAATTGCAGAAAATTGATCTCTACGCCATTTCACCAAAGGTCCAATACCAAGCAATAATGCAAATGGTGTCATAATGATTAAGAACATTTGATCAAAGAATGGCGCCCCAATAGAAATAGAACCTAAGCCAAGTTGTTTGTGAACGAGTGGTAACAACGTTCCTAAGAATACAACGCAAAGTGCGGTCATTAATAAGATATTATTTAATAACAACATACTTTCGCGTGAATAGCGTTCTGCATTATCACGAGAGCGAATTTGACTTCCTTTATACGCATAGAGCGCTAGTGACCCACCAATCACCACAACGAGGTAAGCCAATATATACAAACCACGAGTTGGATCCGATGCAAATGCGTGAACTGAAACTAAGATACCAGAACGAACTAAGAACGTACCGAGTAAACAAAGTGAAAAGGCTAAAATTGCAAGTAATACCGTCCAAGCTTTGAAAGAACCACGTTTTTCTGTGACAGAAAGAGAGTGAATCAATGCAGTACCAGCAAGCCAAGGCATAAATGATGAATTTTCCACAGGATCCCAGAACCACCAGCCCCCCCAGCCAAGCTCATAATAAGCCCACCAAGAACCGAGTACGATACCTAAAGTTAAAAACACCCAAGCAGCAAGCGTCCAAGGACGTGACCAACGCGCCCAAGCTGAATCTAATTTTCCCGTCATTAAGGATGCAATCGCAAACGCAAATGCCACTGAAAAACCAACATAGCCCATATAAAGTAAGGGCGGATGGAAAATCAAGCCTACATCTTGCAACATTGGATTGAGCTCTTTTCCGTCCACTGGGAAATCAGGGAAAGTACGCGTAAAAGGATTTGAGGTGAACAAGACGAACAACACAAAACCGACGCTAATAATCCCCATAATACCAAGCACGCGAGCAACTGCTTCTTGAGGTAAATGTTTACTCAATAAAGCAACAGCTGATGACCAAACAGCCAGTAGCCAGATCCACAGTAATAAAGAACCTTCATGAGAACCCCAGACGGCAGACAAACGATAATAAATCGGTAAAGCCGTATTAGAGTTATTCACGACATACTGAACACTAAAATCATTTACAGCAAATAAATAAAATAACGCAGCAAAAGCGATGCTTAAACTTGCAAATAAACCATAAGTCATTGGGCGAGCTAATGCCATTAATTGTGCATTGCCCTTTTCCGCCCCCCACAAAGGGAAAATCGCCAACATAAGCGATACGGCTAAACTTAAAGCCAGCGCATAATTTCCTAATTCAGCAATCATTTTGCGCCTTCTTTTTCTTGACGATCACGTATGCTTTCGCCTTTTAAATCTGCATCACCAATACCCATTGGTTTATGCACTTTTTGCATTTTTTCACCTAATTCTGGTGGCACATAATTTTCATCGTGTTTAGCCAATACTTCTGTCGCGGTTAAAACGGTTGGCTGAGTTAATACCCCTTGAGCCACAATCCCCTGTCCTTCACGGAAAAGATCCGGCAAAATGCCTTCATATTCAACAGTGATCGCAGGGCCAATATCATTTAAATCGAACCGCACTTTTAAGCTTTTTGGATCACGCACTACTGTGCCCTCAACCACCATACCGCCAACACGAATACGTTGCCCCACTTCAGGTTTTTGATTCGGGTTATTATCCTTACCTTGGATCACTTCAGATGGCGTATAAAACAAGTCGATATTTTGACGTAACGCATACAGCATCAATCCACTTGCAATAGCAATGCCGAGCGCAACAAAAATGACTAATTTAAATCTGGATTTACGTCTTGGATTCATAGTGTGTTCCCTTTATTTGCTTGTTGTAAACGTTCTTCGCGTTGTTGCTCACGCAATACATTTTGTAACACTGTCTTGCGTTGTTTTACACTTTGAACAATTAAGGCAATCACTGCCACTAAACTTACTGCATAGGATAACCATACGTAAAAACCGTAGCCACCCATATTAAAAAAATCACTCCAAGTTTGGAAAAACATAAAATATTCCTTATAAAAAATCGCTAAAAAACTAACCGCACTTTATTTCAGTGTTTGAGCCAATGCTTTAACCCAAGGACGTTTCGCATCTTCTTTCAATAATTCCACGCGATAACGAACTAAAGTAAGCCAAATATACAAGGTTAAAAAACCGAAGATACACAAAATTAATGGAACCAACATTGGAATTGCAATCGATGGTTTTTCTAGTTTAGTGATACTCGCACCTTGATGTAACGTGTTCCACCATTCCACAGAAAAATGAATAATCGGTAAAATCACGACCGTTGTAATGCATAAAATCCCAGCTGCTTTTGCCCCTACGTTACGATCTGAAAAAGCAGAATAAAGCGCTAAGATACCAAGATAAAGAAAGAATAAAATTAATTCTGCAGTTAAGCGAGCATCCCACACCCACCAAGTGCCCCACATTGGTTTACCCCAAATTGCGCCCGTAACAAGCGATAAAAAAGTAAACAATGCACCAATTGGCGCCATTGCAATCATGGCGAGGTGAGCTTGCTTAATTTGCCACACAAGGGCAACCACAGCTGCAATCGCCATTGAACCGTACACGCCCATTGACCAAATCGCTGTCGGCACATGCACGTACATAATTCGGAAACTATTACCTTGTTGATAATCTGCCGGAGCGAATGCTAAGCCCCATACAATGCCGACACCGAGTAAAATAAGCGTTAAAAATGCAAATAGCGGACTCAATTTACCGCAGATATGATATTGAGTTTCGGGTTTTGCATAAGGATGTAGCCACTTCCACATAAAAAAATCCTTAAAAATTAAAGAGAAAAACCACCGCACTTTTTATACGGTGGAATGAAATTAATTATCTAAACTAATTCGCAGTGCCGCTGCGATGGCAAAAGGCGAAAGCGTTACAGCGCCAACCATCATAGCACCTAAAATCGCTAGTTGCCCCCCATAAGGCACATTCAATCCTGCCGCCTCTAATACTGATGACGCAAAAATTAAAACGGGAATAAATAATGGAACAACAAGCAAACTCAACAACACGCCACCTTTTCGTAATCCCACCGTTAAAGCCACGCCAATTGCACCGATACAACTCAATACAGGAGTGCCCAGTAACAATGTCAAAACCAATGCCCACCAAATATTGACCTCAAGAGAAAGCAACAAAGCAGCAATAGGTGATAGCAAAATAAGCGGCAAGCCAGTGAGCAGCCAATGTGCAACGACTTTAGCCAAAGCCGTCATCGGCAAAGGCTGTGCGGTTAACATTAATTGTTCAAGAGAACCATCAATAAAATCATCACGAAACAAACGTTCAAAAGAAAGCAATGCTGAAAGTAATGCAGCTACCCATGCAATACCCGGTGCGATACGGGAAAGTAATTTTGGATCTGGCCCAATAACAAGCGGAAACAAAGTAATCACAAGCAAAAAGAACCATAGCGGATTTAAAATTTCCGCATTTTTGCGCATCGCAATTTGAAGTTCGCGTTTAATTATTTCTAAAAAAATCATTAAGTTATTCCGCTTTATAAGCCGCTAAATTCAATTTTTGCAGATGAGAACTTGGCACTTCTTGGTGGCTGGTTAACAACACAATACCACCTCGTTGAGCATGCTCATCAAAAAGTGCGGTTAGAATTTCCACACCTTTTTTATCAATCGCAGTAAAGGGCTCATCTAAAATCCATAAGGGCGCTTGAGACAGCCATAAGCGACCTAACGCGATACGCTTTTGTTGCCCTGCAGAAAGTTGTGCGGCGGGCAAATCTTCACGACCTAACAATCCCACTTTCTCAAGCAAATCCCACAAAATCTCAGTATTTTGTTCCGCTTGACTAATTCGTTGATAAAACTGCAAATTTTCCCATGCGGTTAACTCTGGTTTTACGCCCGAAAGATGACCCAAATAAAGCAAATTCTGATGATACTGCTCACGTTGTTTAGAAATTGCTTCAGCATCCCACCGCACTTCGCCTTCTAAAGGTTGGGCTAACCCCGCAAGAATACGCAATAAACTGGTTTTACCAATGCCGTTATGCCCTTCAATTTGCACAAAATCACCGCTATTAAAATCGCAAGTCAAAGCACGAAAAAGTACTCTCTCACCACGTTGGCAGGATAAATTTTGCAGAGATAACTTGTGTGGTTCAAACATAATTGCAAAGGGAAAATAAAAAGTGGCGGTATTCTATCACAAGAGAAATATTTGACGAGATTTTAGCCCCCAAAACAAATAACTCTTTAGGTGTAGATCGATAGGTTTGTTGATTTAAAACAAGGTTTAATAAATTCGTCTATTAATGCAAAAGGAAAAACATTTAATGATCTAAATCAAAATTTTTGCTATTATTTGCCCAATTTTGGTTATAGACCAAAACCCTCAACGAAATTTGTCTTTACATAATAGAAGGAATAAATTATGGCTTACACTCTACCTGAATTAGGCTACGCCTACGATGCATTAGAACCACATTTCGATGCGCAAACAATGGAAATCCACCACAGCAAACACCACCAAGCGTACGTAAACAATGCAAACGCGGCATTAGAAGGTTTACCGGCTGAATTAGTGGAAATGTGCCCGGGTCAATTAGTTTCTAACCTTGACAAAATCCCTGCAGAAAAACGCGGCGTATTACGCAATAACGCAGGCGGTCATACCAACCACAGCTTATTCTGGAAAGGCTTGAAAAAAGGCACCACCTTACAGGGCGCATTAAAAGATGCTATCGAACGTGATTTCGGTTCTGTAGATGCATTTAAAGCTGAATTTGAAAAAGCAGCAGCAACTCGTTTCGGTTCAGGTTGGGCATGGTTAGTATTAACTGCTGAAGGTAAATTAGCCGTGGTATCAACAGCAAACCAAGATAACCCATTAATGGGTAAAGAAGTGGCAGGTTGTGAAGGTTTCCCACTTTTAGGTTTAGACGTTTGGGAACACGCTTACTACTTAAAATTCCAAAACCGTCGTCCAGACTACATTAAAGAATTCTGGAACGTAGTAAACTGGGATTTCGTTGCAGAACGTTTTGAACAAAAAACAGCACACTGCAATTGTGCAAAATAATAAATATTGAAGAAGCCTAGCAAACGCTAGGCTTTTTTGTTTCCAGATATGCCAAATACAAAAATGCGGTGAAAATTCACCGCACTTTGTTCTTTTTTGTTTATCCTTCAATCCCTTCAAACAGTGCTGTGCTTAAATAGCGTTCAGAAGCTGAAGGCAAAATAACGACAATGAGTTTATCAGCAAATTCTGGTAATTTAGCTAAACGATCTGCAGCCGCGACAGCTGCACCAGATGAAATACCTGCAAGAATGCCTTCTTCCGCCATTAAGCGACGAGCTGTAGCAAGTGCGGTATCGCTATCAACAGTTTCTACGCGATCAATAATAGATAAATCTAAATTTCTTGGAATAAAACCTGCACCGATGCCTTGAATTTTGTGTGGGCCTGGTTTTGCTTCTTCGCCCGCTAAAGTTTGAGTAATGACTGGAGATTCCACTGGCTCAACCGCAACAGAAGTGATTTGTTTACCAAAATCTAATTTAATCGCGCGAGAAATACCCGTAATCGTGCCGCCTGTTCCTACGCCAGCAACCACAACATCGACTTTACCATCCGTATCTTTCCAAATTTCAGGGCCTGTTGTTTCTCGATGAATTTGTGGGTTGGCTGGATTTTCAAACTGTTTAAGCATGACATAGTGGTTTGGATCAGACGCAACAATTTCTTCCGCTTTCGCAATCGCGCCTTTCATTCCTTTTGCACCTTCGGTAAGCACTAAATTTACACCTAATCCACGCAATAAGCGTTTTCTTTCTTGGCTCATTGTTTCTGGCATGGTGAGCGTGATTTTATAACCTCTAGCCGCTGCAACATAAGCCAAAGCGATACCTGTGTTACCGCTCGTTGCATCTACAATTTCTTTTCCTTTCGTGAGCGTGCCATCTTTTTCTGCTTGCCACACCATATTCGCCCCAATTCGGCATTTTACGCTGTAGCTTGGATTTCGCCCTTCAATTTTAACTACCACATTGCCGTTGTGACCAAAGTGTTTTAAACGTACAAGTGGCGTATTTCCGATAGAATAAGAATTGTCTGCATAAATTGTCATAATATTTCCCTTTCGTTGGACTTCGTTAATATGGGTTTATTTATAGCACCGCACTTTTGATTAAAAAAATAGTTATTTGATCTATTTTATAACCGCAAGCTATTTAACAATCCCTGTATTTTCTGAACGAACATCAATCCCTGTTTGAGATGAGGGGTTGCTATTCATATTAAAACGTAAGTCATTACGATAATTTTCCACCCACATCACCGTCGCACCACATACTGCAACAGGCATAATTAATAAATTAATCACTGGTACAAAAGTACAACAAGTAACCAATCCACCAAAAGTTAAACTTTGTGTTCGTTGATTGCCAAGCGCATTTTTCATGATATCAAAAGAGACTTTGTGATTATCAAAAGGATAATCACAATATTGAATTGCCATCATCCAACAAGTGAACAAGAAAGTAAG comes from Haemophilus haemolyticus and encodes:
- the ccmI gene encoding c-type cytochrome biogenesis protein CcmI; the encoded protein is MNFALIFILTTLVVALICFYPLLRQFKAKHGQKRDDLNKALYFSRLEEIEQDNSQGLVENVEQLKQELQKTLLDDVPSKIQESVDYFGKSYGKVWFVSGVLALGIIAGSSYFMVGSWQAESMLEQTYAKLPYFFDRMKDEDKNPFSDAEMQQFSTALRIDLQKNPTDAKKWWMLGQIGMNLGDARLAFDSYQKANKLEPDNVQYKLGYARILMFSEDATDKLKGGNLLREVIRQDHTNIEALSLLAFRYFETEDYKMAAVTWAMMLRLMPKDDERVPLIEKSIRAARDALEAQNEEKSKSITPEK
- a CDS encoding cytochrome c-type biogenesis protein; this encodes MKKIWLFLTALLFSSVAFSSIDALNFSSPQQESDYHQLTQSLRCPQCQNNNIADSNATIAVDMRGKVFELLQEGKSKNDVVDYMVARYGNFVTYDPPMTASTLVLWIAPLLLVLLGVVFLLRRKPKAQSAVKSQDVLTDEDNARLAELLNKDK
- a CDS encoding DsbE family thiol:disulfide interchange protein; protein product: MKKKLLVPLILFLSITIAFLVQLKRNAQGEDIKALESALVGKPVPAKNLTELFENKAYTNELFQQGKPVLLNVWATWCPTCYAEHQYLNKLAKDGVRIIGLDYKDESPKAMKWLKDLGDPYQVVLKDEKGSFGLDLGVYGAPETFIVDGKGVIHYRYAGDVNEKVWTQTLKPIYDKLSEQQ
- a CDS encoding heme lyase CcmF/NrfE family subunit — encoded protein: MIAELGNYALALSLAVSLMLAIFPLWGAEKGNAQLMALARPMTYGLFASLSIAFAALFYLFAVNDFSVQYVVNNSNTALPIYYRLSAVWGSHEGSLLLWIWLLAVWSSAVALLSKHLPQEAVARVLGIMGIISVGFVLFVLFTSNPFTRTFPDFPVDGKELNPMLQDVGLIFHPPLLYMGYVGFSVAFAFAIASLMTGKLDSAWARWSRPWTLAAWVFLTLGIVLGSWWAYYELGWGGWWFWDPVENSSFMPWLAGTALIHSLSVTEKRGSFKAWTVLLAILAFSLCLLGTFLVRSGILVSVHAFASDPTRGLYILAYLVVVIGGSLALYAYKGSQIRSRDNAERYSRESMLLLNNILLMTALCVVFLGTLLPLVHKQLGLGSISIGAPFFDQMFLIIMTPFALLLGIGPLVKWRRDQFSAIRTPVVISVFVMVIAGFALPYFLQDKITVSSVLGSMMTVIIALLALYELQQRATHREPFFVGVRKLSRSHWGMMLAHLGVAMTVWGIAFSQNFSVERDVRMKVGESAQIGRYDFKFAGVTDENGPNYIGGKAQIDISKDGQTEASLFAEKRFYTVSRMSMTEAAIAGGLTRDLYVALGEKLEDNSWALRLYYKPFIRWIWIGGLFMALGGLLCMFDRRYRFNALLKK
- the ccmE gene encoding cytochrome c maturation protein CcmE codes for the protein MNPRRKSRFKLVIFVALGIAIASGLMLYALRQNIDLFYTPSEVIQGKDNNPNQKPEVGQRIRVGGMVVEGTVVRDPKSLKVRFDLNDIGPAITVEYEGILPDLFREGQGIVAQGVLTQPTVLTATEVLAKHDENYVPPELGEKMQKVHKPMGIGDADLKGESIRDRQEKEGAK
- the ccmD gene encoding heme exporter protein CcmD yields the protein MFFQTWSDFFNMGGYGFYVWLSYAVSLVAVIALIVQSVKQRKTVLQNVLREQQREERLQQANKGNTL
- a CDS encoding heme ABC transporter permease, yielding MWKWLHPYAKPETQYHICGKLSPLFAFLTLILLGVGIVWGLAFAPADYQQGNSFRIMYVHVPTAIWSMGVYGSMAIAAVVALVWQIKQAHLAMIAMAPIGALFTFLSLVTGAIWGKPMWGTWWVWDARLTAELILFFLYLGILALYSAFSDRNVGAKAAGILCITTVVILPIIHFSVEWWNTLHQGASITKLEKPSIAIPMLVPLILCIFGFLTLYIWLTLVRYRVELLKEDAKRPWVKALAQTLK
- the ccmB gene encoding heme exporter protein CcmB codes for the protein MIFLEIIKRELQIAMRKNAEILNPLWFFLLVITLFPLVIGPDPKLLSRIAPGIAWVAALLSALLSFERLFRDDFIDGSLEQLMLTAQPLPMTALAKVVAHWLLTGLPLILLSPIAALLLSLEVNIWWALVLTLLLGTPVLSCIGAIGVALTVGLRKGGVLLSLLVVPLFIPVLIFASSVLEAAGLNVPYGGQLAILGAMMVGAVTLSPFAIAAALRISLDN
- the ccmA gene encoding cytochrome c biogenesis heme-transporting ATPase CcmA; the protein is MFEPHKLSLQNLSCQRGERVLFRALTCDFNSGDFVQIEGHNGIGKTSLLRILAGLAQPLEGEVRWDAEAISKQREQYHQNLLYLGHLSGVKPELTAWENLQFYQRISQAEQNTEILWDLLEKVGLLGREDLPAAQLSAGQQKRIALGRLWLSQAPLWILDEPFTAIDKKGVEILTALFDEHAQRGGIVLLTSHQEVPSSHLQKLNLAAYKAE
- the sodA gene encoding superoxide dismutase [Mn], with product MAYTLPELGYAYDALEPHFDAQTMEIHHSKHHQAYVNNANAALEGLPAELVEMCPGQLVSNLDKIPAEKRGVLRNNAGGHTNHSLFWKGLKKGTTLQGALKDAIERDFGSVDAFKAEFEKAAATRFGSGWAWLVLTAEGKLAVVSTANQDNPLMGKEVAGCEGFPLLGLDVWEHAYYLKFQNRRPDYIKEFWNVVNWDFVAERFEQKTAHCNCAK
- the cysK gene encoding cysteine synthase A, which produces MTIYADNSYSIGNTPLVRLKHFGHNGNVVVKIEGRNPSYSVKCRIGANMVWQAEKDGTLTKGKEIVDATSGNTGIALAYVAAARGYKITLTMPETMSQERKRLLRGLGVNLVLTEGAKGMKGAIAKAEEIVASDPNHYVMLKQFENPANPQIHRETTGPEIWKDTDGKVDVVVAGVGTGGTITGISRAIKLDFGKQITSVAVEPVESPVITQTLAGEEAKPGPHKIQGIGAGFIPRNLDLSIIDRVETVDSDTALATARRLMAEEGILAGISSGAAVAAADRLAKLPEFADKLIVVILPSASERYLSTALFEGIEG